GAGATCCTTCGGCCTTCGGCCTTCGGCCTCAGGATGACGAAAACATTAATGATGTCATCGTATATTAAATATACTAAAAATTTTTTAAACTATAAGAGAATAAGTTTTATAATAATTATAGACATGGGAGAAAAAAAGAAGGACAGATCAAGTTTCTGTCATTGGTCTTTTAAGACCGATCAGGATGTTTTAGACTGTCCTTCCTCTACTTCCTAAAACCTGAATCAGAACATTAGGCTTTTAAGCCTGTATTTAACTACGATGATAGGTTATCAGGAAGTTTCTTTCATGTCAAGTATTTTATGAAAGGAGGTACTATTATGAACAGCTACAAAATTGTTATAGGAGTTGATGTATCTAAAAACTCATTCACTGCTACAGTTTTGTATGATAACAAGAAAGAAACTTTTGAAGTTAAATCTGACCCAGTTGAGTTTGAAATGAAAGTAAAGCCTTACCTTAAGAAGTTTAAAAAGTCAGATATGCTTATCATAATGGAGCATACGGGAGTTTACCATTTAAAGCTTGCTAATTATCTGTATGAAAATGACTATAAAGTAGCAGTAGTAAATCCATTTTCAATAAAGAAATTTATGGAAGCTAAAATGACAAGAGTTAAAACAGATAAAGCTGATTCATTCTTTATAGCAGAGTATGGAAGAACGTTTTTCGATGGAGAGCTTTATAAACCAAAATCAGATGTAGAAAAAGAAATAGAAGTAAAACTAAAGATATTGGAAGACTTACAACAGCAGCTTACAATGCTAAGAAACAAAAGAGAATCATTAAGTCATGTACCAATGAAAAAATTGAAAGAGAATTTAGAATATTACGATGAGCTAATTAGAAAAATAGAAAAAAACATAAAAGAACTTGAGAAAGAGATAAAAGAATTGTCTAAGAAGAATTATCAAGAGGAATACAAACTTTTAAAAAGCATACCTGGTATAAGTGATAGGACTATAGGAATGATAATATCAGTATATGGAAATTTTGAAAGATTTAAGAGTGTAAAAGATATATCGAGTTTTATAGGAATTAATCCAAGCCCATATGAAAGTGCAGCATGTGTAAAGAAAAGTGGCTGGATAAAAAAGATGGGAAATCCATATGCAAGGAAAATATTATACATGGCAGCATTATCAGCAATAAGGTTTAACAAATACTGCAGAGAATTATACGAAAGATTAGTAAGTAAAGGTAAGGCTAAAAAGTTAGCATTAGTAGCTGTAGCACATAAGTTATTAAGGCAGGCATATGGTGTATTAAAGAATAAAAGACCATTTGATGAAAATTTTTGTACTTGACATTTAACATAGAACATCCTGAGCGTCAGCGAAGAATCTCATTTTTTAAATCAAAAAATCAAAAGAGGAGATCCTTTGGACTTATGTCCTTAGGATAACGAACAAAAGTAAGCTCATTTTACGCATACATTATACAACTTGCAAGAATTTTAGAACATCCCTACTCCTTAAAGACTTTAAAATAAATCTAAGTCAATAAGAAGATAGAATCAATTAGAATTTGACTGTTTGAACCTTTCAATTGTAGAGACAAGTTTTGAATTTGAAAGGAGAGTGTTTAAGATTTTATTTTTGTTTTTCACTTCTGAGATTATAAATAAAGAAAAACTAAAGATACCAATAGCAAGTAATCCGCCAAGTATTCTGTCTGTAAGTTTTACATATTTGATAGTATAAAGTCTTTTTTTTAGTAAACTATCAACAATGATGCTCAGTCCTAATGTAAGTAATACTATGAAAGAAAAAGCCATGAAATCTATAATCAAAATATTTCCTGAGAAAACTTTACTAAAGAAGATACTAAGCGGTTTATAGAACAAATATCCTAAAAAAACTCCTAAACCAAATCCAAGAATTTTCAAGAAAATATTAAAAAATCCTCTGTAAAGACCATTAAATGTCAAATAAATAAAAGTTAGCAATAAAATTAAATCAACCATAATGAATATTTCGTCAAAAGAAGTTTTTAACTTAACTTTTCTTTAACTATCTTACTGATTAAAGACCCTTCTGCTCTTCCCTTTACTTTATCCATAACCGCTTTAACCACTTTCCCCATATCTTTTATAGAAGAAGCGCCAACTTCCTGAATTGTCTCTTCAACTATTTTTATTAGCTCTTCTTCTGATAATGGCGGTGGTAAAAATTGCTGAACTATCTCTATTTCTTTTAACTCTTTTTCTGCTAAATCTTTTCTGCCGGCTTGTTCATACTGTGCATATGCTTCTTTTCTTTGCTTTATGTATTTTTGCAGTATAGAAATTATCTCTTCGTCAGAAAGCTCTTTTTTTGAATCGATTTGAACTTTTTTGATTTCAGAGATTAGCATTCTGATTGTTGATAGCTTATCTTTATCGCCGCTTTTCATCGCGGCTTTCATCTCTTCTTGGAGCTTATTAAAAAGCTCTGCAGCCATATTATAATAATCCTTTTTTCTTTAATGCTTTAATTAATCTTTTTCTTGCAGCTCTTTCTTTTCTTTTTCTTTTTACAGATGGTTTTTCATAAAATTCTCTTCTTTTATATTCTGTGAGAATACCTTCTTTCTCGATTATTTTTTTGAATTTTTTTAATGCTTTCTCAAAATCACCTTCTACTATTACCGTTGCCATTAACCTTTTCTCCTCCTAAAATAAAAATTAATTTTAATATTCTATCATTTTTTTTATTTAAATTGCAAGCTTGTGTATAAAGTGATAAAATTTTTTAAATAAAAAATTGGAGGAAATGTATGGCAATAGTATATTTTGAAAACAAATTTGTCCCGGAAGAAGAAGCAAAAATCAGCATAAAAACCAACTCTTTCCACTATGGAACAGCAGTATTTGAAGGAATCAGGGCTTATTACAACAAAGAAAATGATAAAATGTACGGCTTATTTTTTAAAGAACATTATGAAAGACTATTTAAAAATATGAAAATATTAAACATGAGTATTGAAGAAACGATAGACCAGCTTGTAGACATAACAGCACAGTTGGTTAAAGTTAACAATCATAAAGAAGATGTTTATATAAGACCGATTGTGTATTTCTCTGATTTAGCAATTGGACCAAAATTAATCGGATACACTGCGAAAATTGCAATTTATACATTACCTCTTGGAGATTACATAGACACTGATAAAGGAATTAAAGCTAAGGTTTCTTCTTGGACAAGATTAAATGATAACATGATTCCACCAAGATTAAAGGTTACAGGTGCTTATGTAAACTCAGCAATGGCAAAAACAGAAGCATTATTAGCCGGAGCAGAAGAAGCAATCGTATTAAACAAAAACGGTTATGTCTCTGAAGGTAGTGCAGAAAATATTTTCATCGTTAGAAACGGAAAGCTTATAACCCCGCCGGTAAGCGATGATATTTTAGAGGGAATAACAAGATATGCGGTTATGGAAATAGCAAGAGATTTAAATATACCTGTTGTAGAAAGAAGCATTTCAAGAACAGAGCTTTACGTGGCTGATGAAGTATTCTTCTGTGGAACAGGAGCGCAAATTTCTCCGGTAATTGAGATAGATGGTAAGCCGATAGCAGATGGTAAAGTTGGGAAAATAACAAAGATGATTAAAGATATATACTTTGATGCAGTAAGAGGTAAAAACGACAAATATAAACACTGGGTTATTGAGATAGGTTGAAAAAGATAGAAAAGATTATTCAAAAAGATTTAAAGAAGCATCCTGATTTAAAATTAAATGTTGTAGGTGAAAAAGATAACAGCTGCATCTTTTTTGATATAGGCTACGGTGATAAGTTTTTTATATATTATTTAAGCATCAAAGATTTAGAAAAACTTTCAGATTTTTCAACATATATCGTCTTTAAAGAAATTTTAGATAGATATATGAAAGTCGGCTACCCAAAAGGATTTCGTACCAGATTTTTTATAAATTTTAATAATGATTTTCAATGCTTGAGAAAAAATTTAAAAGAACTAAAAAAAGATGATATTTTACTGCTTTTTTTGTTAAACAATGCTGGCGTAGGGAATGAAAAATTGGCAGTTAATAATATAAATAAAAATTTAATTAAAAGATTGGAGAAATTGATAGAAAATAATGGATTGGATACATCGTTAATCTTAGATAAAGATTTTAATTTTGAATTTGAAGGTATTAACACATTATGGTTAAAACCCTATCCAAATGAATTTTATAAAATTTTGG
This is a stretch of genomic DNA from Sulfurihydrogenibium sp. YO3AOP1. It encodes these proteins:
- a CDS encoding IS110 family transposase; this encodes MNSYKIVIGVDVSKNSFTATVLYDNKKETFEVKSDPVEFEMKVKPYLKKFKKSDMLIIMEHTGVYHLKLANYLYENDYKVAVVNPFSIKKFMEAKMTRVKTDKADSFFIAEYGRTFFDGELYKPKSDVEKEIEVKLKILEDLQQQLTMLRNKRESLSHVPMKKLKENLEYYDELIRKIEKNIKELEKEIKELSKKNYQEEYKLLKSIPGISDRTIGMIISVYGNFERFKSVKDISSFIGINPSPYESAACVKKSGWIKKMGNPYARKILYMAALSAIRFNKYCRELYERLVSKGKAKKLALVAVAHKLLRQAYGVLKNKRPFDENFCT
- a CDS encoding CvpA family protein, which encodes MVDLILLLTFIYLTFNGLYRGFFNIFLKILGFGLGVFLGYLFYKPLSIFFSKVFSGNILIIDFMAFSFIVLLTLGLSIIVDSLLKKRLYTIKYVKLTDRILGGLLAIGIFSFSLFIISEVKNKNKILNTLLSNSKLVSTIERFKQSNSN
- a CDS encoding GatB/YqeY domain-containing protein — protein: MAAELFNKLQEEMKAAMKSGDKDKLSTIRMLISEIKKVQIDSKKELSDEEIISILQKYIKQRKEAYAQYEQAGRKDLAEKELKEIEIVQQFLPPPLSEEELIKIVEETIQEVGASSIKDMGKVVKAVMDKVKGRAEGSLISKIVKEKLS
- the rpsU gene encoding 30S ribosomal protein S21, coding for MATVIVEGDFEKALKKFKKIIEKEGILTEYKRREFYEKPSVKRKRKERAARKRLIKALKKKGLL
- a CDS encoding branched-chain amino acid transaminase, which encodes MAIVYFENKFVPEEEAKISIKTNSFHYGTAVFEGIRAYYNKENDKMYGLFFKEHYERLFKNMKILNMSIEETIDQLVDITAQLVKVNNHKEDVYIRPIVYFSDLAIGPKLIGYTAKIAIYTLPLGDYIDTDKGIKAKVSSWTRLNDNMIPPRLKVTGAYVNSAMAKTEALLAGAEEAIVLNKNGYVSEGSAENIFIVRNGKLITPPVSDDILEGITRYAVMEIARDLNIPVVERSISRTELYVADEVFFCGTGAQISPVIEIDGKPIADGKVGKITKMIKDIYFDAVRGKNDKYKHWVIEIG